Within Sandaracinaceae bacterium, the genomic segment CTTGACGGGCTGCGACTTCGACGGGGTCGATCTGAGCGGCGCGTCGTTCGAGGCCGCGCGCTTCGAGCGGACCTCCCTGGATGGCGCGAAGCTCCCGGGCGCGCGTTTCGCAGATCACGTGCTGGTCGACGCCGACTTCACCAACGCCGATCTGTCGCAGGCCGTATTCGACCGCGCCGACGCGACGCGCGTGTGTCTCGAAGGCGCGAACCTGCGAGGCGCCTCGTTTCGAACGGCGAAGCTCCGGGACGCCGACCTCTCCCGCGCGAACCTCGACGGCGCCGACCTCCGAGGCGCCGACCTGCATGGGGCCCAGCTCGAGGAGGCGTCGTGCCTCGACACGCGGTTCGACCTGGCGCGCCTCGACCGGGCGCAGCTGCCCCACGCGGACTGTCGACGCGCGCGCTTCGCGCAGGCCAGCTGTCGGTACGCGGACTTCTCCCACTGTCGGCTCGAGCTGGCGGACTTCACCGACGCGGTCATCGACGGCGCGCGCGTCCACGAGGCGAAGGTCGACGGCGCCATCTGGCGCAACACGCAGGCCAGGGACGTACAGCAGACGGACGGAGAGCTGGCGGCGGCCGAACGCTTCCGGCCGGGCTGAGCGCCCGCTCTCCTGACAGATCCGAGCGAGGAAGCTATCGTCCGCGAGTGGGCTACCGAGACGAGCGCGATCTCGAGGCGCGGGTCGAGAGGCTCGAGGCGATGCTGGCGCAGACCCAGGACCGCCTGGGAGACGCCGAGGCGGACCGCGGCGCGATGGAGGACGAGCTGCGGTCGCTCCGAGGGCAGCTCGCCGAGCGCGCCGCGTCCTCCCAGAGGCCCGCCGCGCGGGCCACGGAGCGGAGCGACAACCCGGCGCGCGACATGGCCCGCGATTGGGCCGCGCGGCGTGAAGCCGAAGCGAAGCCCGAGCCCGAGCCGATCCCAGAGCGGCCGTTCTGGGTCGTCGGCTTTTGGTGGGTCTTCGAGCTGATCGGCGCGATGGCCGGCGGAAGCTCCAGCTTCGATCGACGCAAGATCCCCGGAACCGGGGTGACCCTCGCGGTCATGGGCGGAATCCTGGTCGTTTTGGGGCTCATCGCAGCCGCGATCTGGATCTCCTCGCGAAGCTGAGCGCCCCTACTTCTTCACCACGAGGGTGTTTCCGCCCACCTTCCAGCCGGACTTGTCGCCCTTCATCTCGGCGCCGCCCTTGATCTTCAGCTGGATCTTCGAGTCCGTCACCTTGACTTGCGTCCAGCTGCTCTTCGCGTGCTTCAGCTTCGCGTGGTAGTCCTTTTGCTTGGCGCGCCACGCGTTGAGGAACTCGTTGAAGTTCGCCCAGTTCCGGCTCTGGTAAAAGTCGTCTTCCGTGATGTCGGGTTTCGGCGCGGGGTCTCCGACGCTGAGCACGATGCGGTTCTTGTCGGCCGAGACCTGACTCTTGCCGCAGATCATCGCGAACTTCGTCCCCGCCGACAGAGAGAGCGCCTTGGAGGCAGCCACGTTGACGTCCTTGGCACCCACGCTGGCCGTGTCGTTGGCGACGACATCGACGGTCTTGCCCCCGCCGATCGAGGCGCCCTTTGCGCCGATGACGGCGCAGTCACCCTCGGAGCTGACCGACGTCTTCTCCTTCGACTCGACCGCCACGGTCTTCGTGGGCATCTGCGGCTTGGCCGGCGCGACGATGCCGAAGCTGATGGTCGGCGCCATGACCTTGACCTCGCCGAAACGGCTGGCGACCTCCGTGTCCTTGCCGGCGATGACCTTGATGCCCTTTCCGCCCATGAGCGTGGTGCTCATGCCCGCACCGACGAACGTGGAGAGGCCCGACCCGATGCTGGTCGAGAGCACGGCCTGGATGTCCGCGGTGAATCCCGACGACAGGAGGATGGTCTGGTGCGCGTGCGCCGCGATCATCTTGGGCGACGTGATGAGGACCCCATCCGTGCCGTGGATGCCGACTCCGGGGCCCGGCTTCTTGGCCAGGAGCGAGCTGACCACCTTCATCAGGCCGAAGCCCACCGTGACCCAACCGAAGCCTTTGAACTCACCGGCGAGCATCTTCTCGATGCCCATGATCACGCCCTGGACGGTGGTGAAGGTCTGGACCGTGGACTGCTGGACCTCGTTGACCTCGGCGAGCTCCTCGAGATCCCAGGGGTCGGGGTCCTCGTTGCTCGGATAGAACTTGTTCCCCGAGAACTTGTTGACCAGGGACTCGTGCCACGCGGGGGCCGTGGAGTCGCCGCCGACGATGAGGGTCCCCGTGCGTCCGTGGATGTAGGTCTGGCTGTCCGAGCCGAGGTAGGCGTTCTCCTTCGAGCGGATGTCGAGGGTGCTCGCCGACGAATGGATGGTGACCTCCTTCGTCGCCTTCACCGCCGCGACGCCGTCCTCCGCGAGGATGTAGACGTGCCCGTCCTTCGTGTGCACGCCGAAGCCGTCGTAGTTGATCGGGCCGCCGTCGAAGTTGCGGACTCCGTCCGGCTCGGACTTCGCGCCCATGGTCAGCGTCGTGGAGACGTTGGGCACGTGGATGCGAAGACGCTGCTTGTCCCCCGCCGCGCACTGGTCGGGGGCGACAGGCATGTCCTGGACGTTGGTGAGATCGTCGATGTCGCTCATGAATCAGTCCAATCGTCTCAGGCGTCGTCTTCGAAGTCGATCAGGATGCCGGAGCGCGAGCGGATCGCGCTCCGGGTGGCGTTCGCGTCGACCAGCGGGCTCGCCATCGCCGGGTTCGGCACGGAGCCGACGATGATCGGGCGGTCGGGGTCGCCATAGACGTGCGCGATGGCGACCTCGGACCCGACGTGCAAGGTGAAGTGCATGCCGTAGCTCGGGCCGCTGTAGGGCTCGGCTTTGCGAACCCAGCGGGTCGCGCGCCCCCCGTGCGCCCCGTAGAGGTCGTACGGGAAGACGACGCGGTATCGGCCGTTGTCATCGATCGGCGCCGCGCTGTTGATCGACTCCGCGTCGACTTTCGCGTGGATGATGCCGTCGATGCGTGGCCACTGCGTGAGCCGAGGCGCGCGGTAGGGGACCTCGTACCCGATGGCTTCCAGCTCGTTCCGGTACACGCCGGCGCCCGCTCCCTCACCGTGCTGAGCCGCTTGATGCACGACCCGAGTGAGCACGTACTCCGTGTCCAGCTCGCCCACGGGCGCGCCGGTGACGGTGATCCGATACCCCGGCGCGAAGTCGGGGTTCACGCTCCACGCCTGAAATGTCTGCTTCGTCGCGTTGAAGCCCTCGGCGCGGATGCGCGCCTGTGTCGCCCCCTCACCGTCGTCCTTGAAGTGGTCGCCGGTGTAGCTCTGGAGCCCGAAGCCGTGCTCGGCGTCGACGTCGGCGTCGCCGCGTACCCCGCGCGAGGGGGTGCGCCAGTTGTAGTCCCGCACGTGGACGGACGCGGGGACGCGTCGATCGCGGCGACGCATCCGATGGATCCCGCCGGCCACTCCCGCCTGCTCGTGCATGGCGTAGGTGACCGTCGGATAGTCGGGAGCGGGGACGAGCTGCGCGTTGGCGTCGGTGATGACCAGCTTCTCGCAGTCCTCGCTCTGCTCGAAGCAATAGAAGATCCCGAGCCGCTCCATCCAACGGCTCAGGAAGGCGAAGTCGCTCTCCTCGTACTGGACCACGTACTCCTTTGCTGCGTAGGTCTCGACGAGGCGCAGCTCGAAGTCCGTGCCATCCGCCAGCCCCATCTCCGTCAGCACCGTGGAGATGATGTCGGGGATGGACATCTCGTTGAAGCAGCGCGATCGGCGCGTGAGCGTGGAGAGCCAGAAGCGTGGCACGAGATAGGCCTCGTACAGGCACCGGCTCCCCTGGAGCTCCATCTCGACGAGCTCGATCTGCCTGATCACCCCCGAGACGCGATGCAGACCGCCGGGGCCGAAGCCGATCTGGCTCGTCGCGGCGAGCAGCTCGTCGACGGACTCGGGCGCGAGCCCGCCCTCGATGACGCTCTCGAGCGTGAGCTTGAACTCGTAGGGGGTCGAGAGCGCCTCGAATCCGCGCATCTCGGTCAGGTGGAGGTCCGCGGACTCGATGCCGGCGGCCGTCGTCTCGAAGGTGAGCGTGTTGTCGAGCTGTGTGGTGGACATCGTCTTCAACCCATGCAGATGACTTTGGTCTGGCTCGGCGCGAGCTGTTGGCCGGGCGGCGCGTTCGAGTTGCTGCCGTTGTGGCCGGTCATCTTCATGACGGTCACGATCTGTGCGCCCTCCACCTTGACCTTCGCGTAGGCCATGGAGCGCTTCACCTTGTCCATGTTCGTGCTCGAGACCATGCCCTTGAGCGTCCCGGCCTCGTCACCCTGACTGCGGCTGATCTCGGTCTTCTTGGTGCAGACCTTCTTGTTGAGGATCTTCACCTTCTTGGCGCAGGTGCTGCCCTTGGCCTGGGTGCACTGGCCGATGTTCGGGAACGGCGTCGGCACGAACGGCGCTGGGGGCGCCGGGACCTTGCACACGTCCGGGAAGCCCATGCACATCCCACCCCCGTTTGTCGTCGCCGGAAACATCGCGCCCTCCTAAGCCAGGTGAATTCTCTCGCCCTTGATCTTCACGCGGTCACGCGCCTTGATCAGGGTCGTCTCGCCCACGATCTGCGCCGCCTTCTTCGCGACGAGCTTCAAGCGCCCCGCGCGCGTCTGCGAGACCCGCTCGACCTCGCGATAGACGTCGACGGCTCGCTCCACGATGCGACCGGCGCGCACGTCGACCACCTTGGCCACGTGCCGGGCCCGCTCCACGTGTGACTCGAGCTGCTGCGCGCGCAGCCCGACGCGCTCCGCCAACAGCTCTGCCCTCCCCGCGGCGAGGGTCACGATGGAGCCAGCCAGGGAGAGCTCTCCGGGCTGGAGCCGGACGCGCGAAGCCTCGCCCGCGTCTCTCTGGGCGACGAGCTCCAGCTCGCGACCGGCGCGGAGCTGAACGGAGGCGTCGCTCTCCAGGTGGACGCCGTCTCGCGCGGACATCCTGAGCGCACCAGCGGGAACACACAGCTCCAGGTCCCCGGCCGCTGCGTGCAGCGTGGCGCGATCGGTGGCCGGGTCGTACTCGAAGAGCAGCTGACCGCGCCGATCGACGACCCGAGCAGGCGCCGCCTCGGCCTGCTGAAGCGCTTCGTCGAGCAGCGGGCTGGCGCTCATCACGCCGATGACCCAGACCGCTCCCGAGTCGTCGGTGAAGGCGAGGACCCGGTCGCCGATGCGCGGCGCGTAGCCCGCCACCGCCAGCCCAGCCTCTGCGCCGAGATCGTCGCCCTCGAACGCGAGCTCGATCTGGCCGGCATGCCGCACTCGGCGCACCACCGCTGGGCCCGAGCGAGCGGTCGAAGCCGCCGTCGCGGGGCGACGGGCGTCGGACCAGGGCTCATTCACGTGCCGCCCTCCAGTCCGTCTCCCCCGTTCCTCATCCCCTCCTTGGTGCCCACTATCTGGCCGCCCCGCAAGGTCTCGTTGGCCGAGACGCCGAATTGTCGTTCGATCGGGCCCTCCGCCAGGCCGCCCGTCAGCCCTGCGCGCTGCTCGTCCGTGAAGGTCACGTGGCCGAGATCGACCCCGAACGCGCGCACCTCGCTCAGCGATGCGCCTTCGAACCTGGCCCCGACGAGCTGGGCCGCCGACGCGTCCAGCCGAAGGAGGGTCGCACCTTCCAGGCCGGCCGCGCGCAGGTCCGCGCCGCGCAGGTCTGTGTCTTCGAGGTGGGCGCCAGCCAGGTTGGCCGCTCCGAGCTGAGCGCGGCGCAGCAAGGCCCGGTCCAGCACCGCGTTGGAGAGGTCGGCGCGCTCGAGATGGGCGCCCGTCAAGTCGGCCCCCACCAACGAGGCCTCGCGCAGGCTCGCCGTCTCGAGGTGAGCCCCCACCAGGCTGACGCCGTCGAGGCACAACCCCGTGAGCTGCGCCGCAGCCCACTCCACGCCGTCCAGGTTGGCCTCCGTCAGCGACGCCTCGCGGAGGTCGAGGTGGCGGGACCGAGAGGCCGCCAGCTGGGCCCCGTCGAGCTTGGCGCGGCGGAGATCGCAGCCGTCGAGCGAGGCCCCGCGCAGATCCGCGAAGGAGAGGTCGGCCTCGGCCAAGGTGGCCCCGTTCAGCTCCGCTTCTCCGAGCTGTGCGCCCATCAGCATGGCCCCCACGAGTGACGACTTGGACAGGTCGCACCGCGTGAGATCCCCGTGGCGAAGGTCGAGCTCGCCCGCGTCCACGCCGCTGAGATCCGCCCCCCGCAGCGCGGCGCTGCGGAGATCCCGAGGGAGGTTGGCGGCGCGATTCAAGCGCACCCGCGTGAGCACGCAGCGAGACATCCGCGAGCCCGCGAGGTGCGCTCCCGTGAGGTCTGCGTCACTCAGGTCCGCGCCCCTGACGTCTGCGTCGAGGAGGCCGGCCCCTGAGAGGTTCGCGTTGACCAGGATCGCGTCGCGTAGGTCGCAGCCAGTCAGGTCGGTTTGCACCAGGCTGGCGCGGGGCAAGCGCGCGCCGCGGGCGCTGGCGCGCCCCATCGAGCAGCGACTCAGCGCCGCCGCCGTCAGGTCTGCGCCGTCCAGGCGTCCTTCCGGCATCGCGACCCGGTCCAGCGTCAGCTCTGCCGCGTGCGCGCTGGTGAGATCGAGGCCGCGCGCCTCGATGAAGCGCATCTCCTCGCAGCGTATGGCCGAGCCGTCGAAGTGGGCGCCGACCAACCGCGCGCCGTTCAGCACGCAATCCGTCCAGGTGACTTGTTCGAATCGAGAGTGCGACAGCTCGGCGTCGGTCAGATCGACCATGGTCGCCCGCACGTGGGCCCACTGCGTGCAGGCTGCTCTGACTCCGCTCAAGTGGGCCTGCTCGAGAGACACGTCCGCCCACGCCGAGCCGCCCAGGTCGACCTGCCGCATCGTCGCGCGCACCACCTTCACGGATCGCCAGCGCGTGCCCGAGAGATCCGCGTCGTCGAGATCGACATCCTCGAGCGTCACCTCTTCCCACCGGCTCGCGGACAGGTTTGCTCCACAGAGCCGTACGTGGGAGAGCGTGCAGCGACGGAGCGTCAGCCCGGCGAGGGTGAGCGCGCTCAGGTCGAGGCCCTCGACCCGCGCGTCCTCGAGCACGCCGCTGCGCGCGGAGACGAGGAGAGCTTCGGTGTTCGCGATCGTGTGGGTCATGCGAGCTTCGTCCGGGTGAGGACCGCCAGCTCGAGCTCCGCGTGGGTCGTGGTGGCGCGCCACAGCTCGGCGCCGAAGAGGTTCGCGCCTCGCAGATCCGAGAACGACAGATCCGCCGACTCGAAGGAGGCCTCCATCAGGTTCGCCTTCCGCGCGCGCAGGCTGTGTGCGTTGGCGCGCTCGAAGCGCGCTTGCTCGAGAACGCAGCCGTCCATCTCGGCGCCGACGAGCACGGCCTCCGAGAAATCTGCGCGCGCGAGCGAGGCCAGCGAGAAGTCCGCGCGGGATAGGCGGGCGCGCTCCCAGAAGGAGTCGTCGGCGTCGATTCCGCCGAACCGTGCGCCCTCAGCGGACATGCCCTCGCCACGCGCACCTCGCATCACCGCGCGATCGAGCACCGCGCCGTCGAGCGTCGCCGCCTCGAGGATCGCGTCCTGCAGGTTGGCCTCCGGAGCCTGCACTCCCGTCATCTTCGCCTGCTCGAAGTCCGCCTCGGTGAAATCGCCAGCGCGCATCGCCGCCCGCTCGAGATCGGCCCGCACGAAGGAGGCGCGGGGGGCGGACACGCTCTCGAGATTCGCGTCTCGAAGCGTCGCTCCCTCGAGATCGGCGTCGGCGAACGTGGCGCTCGTCGCGTCCACGCCGTCGAGCTTTGCGGTGTTGAGGTCCGCTCCCGTGAAGTCTGCGTCACGGAGATCGCACCGGGAGAGGTCGGCCCCCACGAACGCGGTGCCGGCGCATCGCGTTCCTCTCAAACGGCACTCGCTGAGCTGCGCTCCGTTGAGGATGCTCTCGCCGAGATCCTGTCCGCTCAGATCCAGGCCGCGTAGGTCGGCGCCGGTCAGATCGAGCTGGGTCATGGGGGTTCCGGTCGCGAGACACGCCTCCACGACCTCGCGACCCTCGGGCGCGGGCGGCGGCTCCGGGGCTGGCGAGACCTCTGCGTCGTCCTCCATGGACTCGCCCGCCACCATCGCCGCCAGCTCCTCGGGGATCTCCGCGCCGGTCGCTCGCATCTTCTCCATGAGCGCGGCCGGACCCGGCGCTTCGGGGGCCTCCGGGGCGCTCAACTGCATCTCCTCCAGCCGCGCCTTCAGGCCCGCGATCTGTGCGTCGAGCTCGGGATCCTCGGGTGGCGCCTCCTCCGCGGCCGCCTCTTCCGCGGGCTGGTCGAGGGCGCTGTCGGCGTCCGGCTCGGGCGGCTCCTCGCCCTCGGCCTCCGTCTCCTCCGCCTCCTCCTCGGCGAGCAGGCGCTGCATCTCCGCGCGGAGCTCCGCCGTGCTGCGGTGGGGGCCTCCCAAGGGATCGTGCGCGACGAAGATGTGGGCGAGCTCGTCGAGCGTCTCGCTCGGGACCTCGGCCATGCCTCGCCACACACAGATGAGCTTGCCGATCTCCGCGTCCCACACGACGGTGTCGAGCACGGTCTGGATCTCCTGGAAGCGGTCCATGCCGGCGTAGTCGAGGCAGACGCGAGGCTGGATGCAGGGGAGTCGGGCCTGGACGCGCGGCACGCTCGGGTGGAGGCCCTCGAACGAGACGCGCTCGTCGCCGCGCCAGAAGCCCTCGCGGAGCTGCTGGTCGGGCGGCGCGGCGAGGTAGAAGCGCCAGTCGAAGTCGGCGGGCAGCCACGGCCAGCGCTCGCGCATGTAGGTCGCGTCGTAGGTGCCGGCGAAGCGGGATCGGGCGGGCCACATCATGGGCAGCGGACCGACGATGACGGGCGCGGGCTTGCTCGACGGCGAGTCGATGAGCTGGCGGGTCTGCTCGAGGTTGGGCAGCGGGGTCTCGCCGTCGGCGCTCGCGCGGCCTCGCCCGAACGGGTTCGCCGCGTAGCCCGGCCCGCCGAACGCGCGCTCCATCGACAGGTCCATCGACACGAACGGCTCGGGCGCGGTCAGGCGCTGGATGAGGCCGCGCTCCCACCGTCGGTCGCCGAACACGAGGAAGCTCTTGTCGACCGTGCCGATCTGGAAGCGGCACGCGACGCTCGACGCAGGGCGGCCGCCCGGTGCCCACGCCTTTCCGACGACGAAGCACTCCCCCTTCGGCTTGAAGAGCGGCAGGTCCGACGCGTGGCGCAGCGAGCGCTCGACGTCGTCCTCCCAGTGCGCCTCGCCCGTGGTCGGGAGCTGCTCCTCCGCGAACGGCGCGCCGGCCGCCGCGTCGCCCGCGACGGGATCGAAGGTCCCCTTCACGGCGATGGAGATGGAGGGCTGCGGTGGACGGAGCTGCCAGACTCGGTACCCCACCTCGAGCGGCGTCGCTTTCACGTAGCGCATCGGCGCGGCGAGTATGCGCTGCCTTCCGTCCCAGAGAAACCAGACGCCGTTCAGGCGTCGGTCAGGGCAGCCACATCTCGATCAGGGCAGCCACCACGGCGCGCAGTCGTCGTCCGGGTAGCAGTACCGCGCGGACTGCACGGGCATGGTGGACTCGCCGCGCAGCACCTTGAAGCGCGAGCCGGTCGCCCACGTGAGGTACAGGAGGGAGTCGCCGCTCGCGCTCTCCAGCTCCTCGATCGCGGGCCGGGCCTCTTCGTGGCGGCGGCGCGCGACGTCCGCGCGGCGCAGTCGCTCCATCGCCTCGTCGAAGCTGAGCGAACCGTCGCCCATGTCCCGCACGATGCCTTCGATGGCAGCCGCGGCGGGCCCGAGCCGGAGCGTCGGGTAGGTCTCGCACATCATGCGGTTCGCGAGGGGCACGCCGCAGTGGAACAGGTACGTGACGCGCGTGGTGACCTGGTCGCCGTGGTCGAAGTCGGTGCGGTACTCGTTGGCGCCCGGCGCGACGGGGAAGGTCACGCCCATCGCGGAGCCGTTGTACATCAGCGCGCCCGTCGCGGCGCGCGTCTCGGGGTCTCCGATGGCGGTGCGCACGGCTTCGTTGCGCCCCATCAGCTGCGGCAGGCTCGGGCTGATCGACAGGAGCGGGATCGACGCCGCGTTGCGGATCGCGTCGATGCGCGGGCCCTGCGGGCGGAAGCCGACGCCGCCGAAGGAGGCGCCCCCGCCGAAGAGACCGAGGATGGTGCCGATGGCGTCCTCGCCGCTCGTCACGGAGAACTCCGAGACGTCCATGCGCTCCTGGCCGCCGTACCGGCGCGGGTCGTCGTCGATGACCACGACCGCCGCGCGCGCCGCGGTGGAGGCGGCGTGCTGCACGACCAGATCGCCCGCGTACATCAGGGCCATCTGCACCATGCCGAGGAACATGATGAAGAGGGGGATGAATGCCATCAGGAACTCGACGTACGCGGCGCCGCGCTGGCCACGCAGCCCCTGAGCGTCTCGGTCGGTCTTCCTGATCATGGCCAAAGCTCCATCATCCCCAGAACTCTCGATGCCGTCCGAAGACCGCGATGAGCGTGCCGAACGCGATCGCGGCGCCCAGCCGGATGCGATGCATCAGCTCTGGCGGGGGTGTCCTGCGCCACTTGCGCGGCAGGACGGGGTTGAGCCCGATGAACACGGAGTTCCCGAGGCTCGTGGCCAGTCGCCCGTTCCAGGTGAGCTGACCGACCGCGTAGATCGAAGCGACGACGAGGGAGAGGAACTGGGCTTCGAGACCCAGCGCGTACCCACCGACGGCGCCCAGCGCGGCGAAGAGCTTGACGTCGCCGCCCGCCATGCCGCCTCGGTAGAAGATCAGCAGCGGGACCAGCGCACACGCCAGCAGCCCGATCAGCGATCCGAGCAGGCCGCCCATGCCGTCCAGGAACCCGTGCACGATGGGCGCGAGCACGATCG encodes:
- the tssI gene encoding type VI secretion system tip protein TssI/VgrG, producing the protein MSTTQLDNTLTFETTAAGIESADLHLTEMRGFEALSTPYEFKLTLESVIEGGLAPESVDELLAATSQIGFGPGGLHRVSGVIRQIELVEMELQGSRCLYEAYLVPRFWLSTLTRRSRCFNEMSIPDIISTVLTEMGLADGTDFELRLVETYAAKEYVVQYEESDFAFLSRWMERLGIFYCFEQSEDCEKLVITDANAQLVPAPDYPTVTYAMHEQAGVAGGIHRMRRRDRRVPASVHVRDYNWRTPSRGVRGDADVDAEHGFGLQSYTGDHFKDDGEGATQARIRAEGFNATKQTFQAWSVNPDFAPGYRITVTGAPVGELDTEYVLTRVVHQAAQHGEGAGAGVYRNELEAIGYEVPYRAPRLTQWPRIDGIIHAKVDAESINSAAPIDDNGRYRVVFPYDLYGAHGGRATRWVRKAEPYSGPSYGMHFTLHVGSEVAIAHVYGDPDRPIIVGSVPNPAMASPLVDANATRSAIRSRSGILIDFEDDA
- a CDS encoding DUF4150 domain-containing protein → MFPATTNGGGMCMGFPDVCKVPAPPAPFVPTPFPNIGQCTQAKGSTCAKKVKILNKKVCTKKTEISRSQGDEAGTLKGMVSSTNMDKVKRSMAYAKVKVEGAQIVTVMKMTGHNGSNSNAPPGQQLAPSQTKVICMG
- a CDS encoding DUF3540 domain-containing protein; its protein translation is MRHAGQIELAFEGDDLGAEAGLAVAGYAPRIGDRVLAFTDDSGAVWVIGVMSASPLLDEALQQAEAAPARVVDRRGQLLFEYDPATDRATLHAAAGDLELCVPAGALRMSARDGVHLESDASVQLRAGRELELVAQRDAGEASRVRLQPGELSLAGSIVTLAAGRAELLAERVGLRAQQLESHVERARHVAKVVDVRAGRIVERAVDVYREVERVSQTRAGRLKLVAKKAAQIVGETTLIKARDRVKIKGERIHLA
- a CDS encoding pentapeptide repeat-containing protein; translated protein: MTHTIANTEALLVSARSGVLEDARVEGLDLSALTLAGLTLRRCTLSHVRLCGANLSASRWEEVTLEDVDLDDADLSGTRWRSVKVVRATMRQVDLGGSAWADVSLEQAHLSGVRAACTQWAHVRATMVDLTDAELSHSRFEQVTWTDCVLNGARLVGAHFDGSAIRCEEMRFIEARGLDLTSAHAAELTLDRVAMPEGRLDGADLTAAALSRCSMGRASARGARLPRASLVQTDLTGCDLRDAILVNANLSGAGLLDADVRGADLSDADLTGAHLAGSRMSRCVLTRVRLNRAANLPRDLRSAALRGADLSGVDAGELDLRHGDLTRCDLSKSSLVGAMLMGAQLGEAELNGATLAEADLSFADLRGASLDGCDLRRAKLDGAQLAASRSRHLDLREASLTEANLDGVEWAAAQLTGLCLDGVSLVGAHLETASLREASLVGADLTGAHLERADLSNAVLDRALLRRAQLGAANLAGAHLEDTDLRGADLRAAGLEGATLLRLDASAAQLVGARFEGASLSEVRAFGVDLGHVTFTDEQRAGLTGGLAEGPIERQFGVSANETLRGGQIVGTKEGMRNGGDGLEGGT
- a CDS encoding DUF2169 domain-containing protein; this translates as MRYVKATPLEVGYRVWQLRPPQPSISIAVKGTFDPVAGDAAAGAPFAEEQLPTTGEAHWEDDVERSLRHASDLPLFKPKGECFVVGKAWAPGGRPASSVACRFQIGTVDKSFLVFGDRRWERGLIQRLTAPEPFVSMDLSMERAFGGPGYAANPFGRGRASADGETPLPNLEQTRQLIDSPSSKPAPVIVGPLPMMWPARSRFAGTYDATYMRERWPWLPADFDWRFYLAAPPDQQLREGFWRGDERVSFEGLHPSVPRVQARLPCIQPRVCLDYAGMDRFQEIQTVLDTVVWDAEIGKLICVWRGMAEVPSETLDELAHIFVAHDPLGGPHRSTAELRAEMQRLLAEEEAEETEAEGEEPPEPDADSALDQPAEEAAAEEAPPEDPELDAQIAGLKARLEEMQLSAPEAPEAPGPAALMEKMRATGAEIPEELAAMVAGESMEDDAEVSPAPEPPPAPEGREVVEACLATGTPMTQLDLTGADLRGLDLSGQDLGESILNGAQLSECRLRGTRCAGTAFVGADLSRCDLRDADFTGADLNTAKLDGVDATSATFADADLEGATLRDANLESVSAPRASFVRADLERAAMRAGDFTEADFEQAKMTGVQAPEANLQDAILEAATLDGAVLDRAVMRGARGEGMSAEGARFGGIDADDSFWERARLSRADFSLASLARADFSEAVLVGAEMDGCVLEQARFERANAHSLRARKANLMEASFESADLSFSDLRGANLFGAELWRATTTHAELELAVLTRTKLA
- a CDS encoding TadE/TadG family type IV pilus assembly protein, with the protein product MIRKTDRDAQGLRGQRGAAYVEFLMAFIPLFIMFLGMVQMALMYAGDLVVQHAASTAARAAVVVIDDDPRRYGGQERMDVSEFSVTSGEDAIGTILGLFGGGASFGGVGFRPQGPRIDAIRNAASIPLLSISPSLPQLMGRNEAVRTAIGDPETRAATGALMYNGSAMGVTFPVAPGANEYRTDFDHGDQVTTRVTYLFHCGVPLANRMMCETYPTLRLGPAAAAIEGIVRDMGDGSLSFDEAMERLRRADVARRRHEEARPAIEELESASGDSLLYLTWATGSRFKVLRGESTMPVQSARYCYPDDDCAPWWLP
- a CDS encoding A24 family peptidase, with translation MGAQSVIDPYALHGVILAMAAVAAFTDVRSGLIPNWLTLPAIVLAPIVHGFLDGMGGLLGSLIGLLACALVPLLIFYRGGMAGGDVKLFAALGAVGGYALGLEAQFLSLVVASIYAVGQLTWNGRLATSLGNSVFIGLNPVLPRKWRRTPPPELMHRIRLGAAIAFGTLIAVFGRHREFWG